The sequence gtataatatatatatatggatataatatatatacatatatataatatatacatatatgtatataatatatatacatatatatacatatatacatatgtatatacatatgtatatatatatgtatatatacatatatatacatatgtatatatacatatgtatatatatgtatatatgtatatatatgtatatatatgtatatatatgtataaatatgtatatatatgtgtatatatgtatatatatgtatatatatgtatatatatatgcatatatgtatatgtatgtatatatatgtatatatacatatatatacatatatatacatatatatacatatgtatatatacatatatatatacatatgtatatatacatgtgtatatatgtatatatatacatatatataaatatgtatatatgtatatatatacatatatatacatatgtatatatatatgtatatttatgtatatatatacatatatatacatatttatatatgtatataatatatatcatatatacatatgtatatacatatgtatatatgtatatatatgtatataatatatatatatttatatatattatatatatagatatatatgtgtgtgtgtgtattcatatatatatacgtgtatgtatatatatatatatgtatatatgtgtatacacacacacacacacacacacacacacacacacacacacacacacatatatatatatatatatatatatatatatatatatatatatcgtgcatgtatgtgcatgtaaatatatatatgcacagatatatgtatgtgtttatatttatatatatacagtgtgtgtgtgtgtgtgtgtgtgtacatatctatatttacatctatctatctgtatatctgtttatcaatctctctatctctctctctctctctctctctctatatatatatatatatatatatatatatatatatttatatatatatatacatatgtgtatatgtgtgtgtgtgtgtgtgtgtgtgtgtgtgtgtgtgtgtgtgtatatatatatatatatatatgtatatatatatatgtatatatatgtgtatatatgtatatatatgtatatatatgtgtatatatatatgtatatatatgtatatatatgtatatatatgtatatatatatgtatatatatgtatatatatatgtgtgtatatatatatatatatatatatgtatatatatttatgtatatatttgtatatatatgtatatatatataaagagtaaacTACGTATGTGGTCAATATGTCATACTCCATTTTAATTTGTAAACTTCTAATCTTGTATGACAATTGTATATGATAATACCTCTCCACACAAGGAAATGCTTAAGATAATGGTTAATCAATGAAAGATATAAAATCATGGGTAACCCCTAACATGCACAAGCTTATTCGAGAGCAGGGATTCCCGTGTCCTCAGTCTAAGTTCTTTATATTGCATGCACCAACTATGTTATTGCGTGAATTTTGTGTTGATGGCGTATATTGTTGCAAGTGATGAGGATtggaatgtttatatattttcgttcaataaacgtatgtgtgtgtatgggtgtgggtgtgggtgggtgtgggtgtgtgtatgggtgtgggtgtggatgtgtgccgATGAATATCAAGCTCTCCAGGCCTTTCCCATTGAAGCGAAAATGTAAACTGCGGGTTAAATGGATCTATTCAAATCTTAGGCAAGTTCTAAATTCAAAGAACAGTCATACATCATCTATATCAATCGTAAAATACAGCCAGTTGATGAGGAAGTTGAACttagacatagatacatagaataaCAAAAGTTCTTTCTCGTACACCATTGGATATTCTTAAAATTATCTATTAAGAacggaaaataagagagataaacaCGCCTACCTTAAGTATCTGCATGTTAGAAAGCTTCTCATTGTTGCAATGGCAGAACACTTTCCCTGTAAAAGAGAGACGATTTCTATTGATTTGGAAAAGAATGGTCAAAGTTCATTTGAATATGGGATGATTCtgttagagatatatatgtgtgtgtgtgtgtgtgtgtgtgtgtgtgtgtgtgtgtgtgtgttttgtaatatatacttatatttgtaaatgtatatatgtatatatatatgtatatttgtatatatattcatatatagatagacaaatggatggtCAGTTAGATAGctcgacagacagataggcatttCTGTATGTTCTGTCACAATCCAAAGTTtatgacccccctccctccctccctccccatcccctcactcCAGTCTGCGCGGCGGGTTACATGCAACAGGAGGGCTGACGGGGAAGGGTCTGTGAGGAGGGTACAGGCGGGTGGTCCCATTGGTTCACAGGTCGTTGTGTCGTGTTTATGTACGAAATCATAGTCACTTAATTTACTCCGTACATTCGTAGTCTTGATACGAGGTGTCAGTCAGCGCACCTTCCAGTGTTACTAGGAATCTTCCTGGACGCATTAGAATACAGAGGACTTCGTTCCTCTGAATATATGAATTACTgtataataattagcattattataaaacaaattgTAGTTATGTGTGAGGTTTTgtttaagtaaataaaaaaattctGTACTTCACAGCCACAGAAGTACTGGAGACCTCCCCCGAAAAATATTCCTGCGTGCGCCCCTGGGCAAGACTAGTACAGGCAGTTCGTGACAGATCGAAAAGCGAAAGGCAGACGGCAGATAGATTGGCACCCATTTGCAAACCTGGCAATATTTGCAAGTGTTAAAGCCTTTGGTGTAGCTTGTGCAGACACCTTTCATAAAGAATGGCTAGGTATTACATTCTGGTATCCTGTGGGAAATTCGAAATTCACAGTTCTCTAAATAAACTATGCCTGTCACGTAGATTTGCCAATTTTATCATTCTTTGTAGCAAATAAATGTTGCATTTTGTGCGAATTTGACTTTCCCTCTACCGCGCTGCCAATCTAATGATTTAGAAAACAATGTTACTGCCTCGGCTACAGGCGGTGTTCGTGATCTCTTCTACCTCAACAGGTATACCCGGGGTCAAATTCACATTGAATCGTGTCATTATAACAATCTTCATTTGAATAACTTCAAGGCTAATATTCTATTGTAGTTCGTCCACTGGGATGAATGAATTGCCCGCTCTCCCGATAATCTCAGCCGTGAGTCCGTTGCAAATACTGCTCAGAACATACTAAgcggagtgaaagagaaaaagtattATCATGtcactctatttttcttttatcagtttatctatctctacaccgCCGCCACAAAAGTCCGTTTCCCTTCGCCATGGTAATATCTAGTTTGAACCACAATGGCACTCAGCAGGCGTGAAGACACAGGAGTCACAGGATTTGTGCCTGAGTTTGGGCGCCGCCGGATTTCCTCCCACACTTTTGAACTGGTCATCTTTATAACCATACACTCGAATGCTACACTAACCCATTGCATAATGAGTTCAAGTTATCACCCATAACCTATCGATTACGTAATTCAAAGTCGTATACACGAGGTAATAACATATTGACGAATTTATACAAGATGGCATATTTTTTTCTGAGCAAGTGGGTGAGACTCggacagtatatttatatataactgaaaCTGCTTTAACATTTGGGTGTCAGAGCCATAGAAAATCCATTTCCTGAAAGACAAGATCGTGATGCTATATGTGAgacatttcatttcttctttaacTGTATGATTCATACTCCACATGTTGTCGAGCCGCCGAAATTTTGcatgacaataattatttttaGATGAAAAACGAGTATTTGAGACTAATGTTCATTGAGCTGTGCTAAGTAGTAATTGTTTAGATGTAATCGATAGTTTAGTGATTCACCATCGAATACTAGCATGTTTAGAATTACGatgaatgttttttcttttttttcttcctttctttctttctttctttcttattttaaggttaatatataaaaaggtatgaaagagtaTGACTATCCGAACAGCGCAAAAAATGTATTTCACCGGTTTTCGATTATGTCTTCATTACAGCGGCATGTATTTCAGAATATAATAGAAACCGATCTGTTGCACTgcgaagatactcattctcattcatatatatatatatatatatatatatatatatatatatatacatatatatatctgtcggaATTGAGACAATGTTAATTTTCGGGTTAAATTTGATGTTTGTTTTTCgcctctttgtttatattttccagTCTGATTTCTGTTCGGCGCtttgtgttttacttttacaTAGTTTACATTAAGCGAAtgtattattttcaatgttacaCTTAAGGCTACTTGATGTTTTAGTGATTTACAGTTTTACTTTGCATTAaggtgacgtgtgtgtgtgtgtgtgtgtgtgtgtgtgtgtgtgtgttttttttatacatatacataaatatgtactaaCGCACATGGATATTATCATGAAATGactaacatatatttaaataacctACATAAACACACTAATACTGACATTTATATCATACCTCTCAATAATCGTCGTCCTGTGTATGCTACTCTCTCTGACTGGcatttgtatcaatatatatactaaacGGCCCGAcgctctcagaaaaaaaaaaaagcaaatgttgATAAAGAATAATGGGGAAAGGTCTGggacaatacccccccccccctcctccttctcatgagACATGTTCTGTATCTGCTGACAGACGAACAATCATGTCTCCGTTGTTTTCCCACAGTGAACATCGAGTCAGGGAGAGATAAACGGTTAATAATCCTGTGTCTCCTTTTATAAGATCTAAAGAGATGAAgcaaatgataactgataattacaaaaatgactgtcgtgatttatgataatgataatggttaacgTTAGGGTATCTGATCTCATAATATCTATCTTAATCTTATAGTTATCTTTCCCACGGCGCAATAGAACACTGGGAGTCACTAAGTCTACTTCCAgtgtcatggttattatcattttctttatcttgattacaattattatcgttttcattgagATTACTGCCATTGTCGATATAgttgaatattttcattaattgtaGAGTTGGTTCTTTCTATAGTGTTATTACTTCCACTGCTGTtcttgtcataactattatttgtcattattattattacgttgttgttgctattgtgcTATAATCCGTATTGATGTGGATAGATATCATAACTAGCAAGACCATTATAATGATCCTAGTTGGTAATGGTATATAaacgttattactataatcatcttcTTAATTATCCTACTCTtaggagtggtagtagtagtaatagaagtagcagtagtagtagtaataatagaagtagaagtaataggaataatagtgtaatagtagtaatagtagtagtagtagtatggtggtgtggtggtagtagtagtagtagtactaatagcagttgtagtatagtagtaatagctGTAGTATGGTtgtggtaatggtagtagtaatactaatagtagttgtagtagtagcaatagtagtagtatggtaattgttgtagtagttgtatggtaattgttgtagtagtagtatggtaattgttgtagtagtagtactggtatATTTCTACTGATGGTACTTGTCCTACgtttattatcaacttcattgcCATTCACATTGTCTAATTGGATAttctattcattattttgttttattatctcttATCATTATAAAAGATTACTACTAGCAGCTGCAACTGAAACcgaaatcaaagaaaacgtatTTGTTGTTGGGGAGTCTTACCCCAGCGGCACCAGAATTATATAATGCtagtaatcaataaaaaaaaaataataataataaacggtaCCATAAGTATTCTAATATCGTATTGTACAACCAACATTATTGCCCGTAGTCTAATAGCGGTTTATAAGTGTTGTTACAAGTAGCAATGGCTTaaacatatatgttgtgtatgtatattttgatgaATGACATTGTAATGTGTACTATATGGGTTTCTAGCTTACTggtgtaatagtaatggtataagTTCAAGACTATACACAATTACGTGGcaatgtagtagtaatagtaacttgATAATTGAGGAGAAATAGGAGTACATAAGTGTGACATTcacataacacacataaacaGCAAAGTAACCCTTCAATTTACTTCTCCATTGCCCAATCGCTCAGCCGCTGTGCCTCGTTTACGCACTGGTAAGCTTAGGTCTTCTCCTCTCGTCATGTCGACTTAGCTGGCAATGACTTTGGTGTTACTGtcccttctttaaaaaaaaaaaaaaaaaaaaaaaaaaaaattgtgcatctgttgagaaaaagaaacaacCTTATATTATTTTGCTCTATTGCTCCATTATCTTGACTTCATGTTTGCGTATATCCTGCGGTGAATTTACGTTAATTGAGGTTGGTTGGCGTTGCCGAAGATTCTAGATAGATAgctcagtgtacacacacacacacacacacacacacacacatacatacactgcacacgcacatatgtctatctatctatcaatctatctatatatatacacacacaaatgtgtgtgtatctatgaattaatgtgtgtatgcatatatatagatagacagatgaatatagatatagacagacagattgatacataggtatatacatctatagaaagaaatgtatattaaatatatatgtatctatgtacatattgtattatatattacattacacacacacacacgtacactcacacacacacacacacacgcacacacacacacacacacacatatatatatatatatatatatatatatatatatatatatatatatatatatatatatatatatatatatatatgcagtatatatgtatgtgtgtatatatataaatatatttatgcagtatatgtatgtatatatataaatatatttatgcagtatatgtatgtatatatataatatataccgtaTACTACAGATATATCGGATATTCGCACAGACTAAACTAAAAGGAAGGACAGTAAAATATAGCTTTAGGAAACATCTCAGCTTTGTTGCAgtcatcaaagaaagaaagaaatacaatgtGGAAAGTTTTACAAATTAACCCAAAGTCGATCCTCAAAAGGCGTCATAGTGAGAAGCCCTACAAGCAAAACGTGAATCATTTCTCAAACTATGAAAGGAATATGTTGATACACTTATTGTACCCTGTCAGTTTGTGATTTCTTAGAAAGTATGCATTTTTTCCCTTGTtatttggggagggggggtatagtCATGATAAAGTAGTTAAGGCGTATTGGTAAATTAAAATCCCTAATTGGGAACACATATATCCCGGTTGTCGTTTATAACACACCGTTCGTCACAGAAAAGTTGACACTCAGatcaaggaagggaagagagaaagaaagagagaaccagtTATTTGCAAACGTCCGCGATTGTTGCTAATACTTTGTCTGCAATCAAGGTGGCTGTGTCGTGACTCATGTAGGATGTGTCATAGCTAACGGAGTAAGGACAGTGACCGCGGAATGTGTAGATCTGATGAAGCATCATGAAGAGGAAACGGTGAGCAGATGAAGCCATGAGGATGTCCGTCAGCTGGAGGTGCTCGTCGTGTCCCCTGATAAGTGTGGCCAGGTCGCCCAAGCTGGCGAGGCCGTAGTCTCTGAGCACTGGCGGCGGCGTCATGCAGTATTGGTGCGGGTCAACGGGCGGCTGTGTCATCTCACGCACCACCTCCTGCTGCAGCGCCAGGCCGGAGCGGATCATGCCCGTCAGGGACCCGTGCAAGGACCTGCAATAGTGCCAGAAGTGGTCGCGCACGCGTGCGGGTGTGACCACGCGGTGCACAGTAGGGCGCACGTGCAGGCCCAGCACCTCCAGCGGGTTCCTGCTCATGTAGCGACGGACGTCGGTGGCAAGGTTGATGCTGAGGCTGAAGGCGTCCTGCTGCAGGCCGGCCTCTGTCACGATCTCCACCAGTGCCGTGTTGATGGCCGCCTGCAGGCCGCTGTTGAACGTCACGCCCTCGGACTTGCACTTGGCAGTGAACTTTTGAAGGAGTGTCGGGCTAACGTCCCTGAAGACGTGGCCGGAGGAGGGGACGCCCCCAGGCCTCGGAAACGCCTTCAGTAGGATCGGCTCGGAGTCGCAGGCTAGCAGCTCCTCCTTCATGGCCTCCAGACGTGCCGGCTCCCTCTCGAACTCCTCCCGAATCCTGCGTTTCACCGCGTCGATCTCCGTCGACGGCACCAGCTCTCCGATCTGCCGCGAGTCGTCGATGGGGCGGCCTGCGATGACGTCATTGAGGAGCTCCATGAGCCTCTGGACGATCAAAGCCATCGTTGGACCACCGATGAAGGAGTGGTGGACGGGCATGATGAGGTAACTCTGATGAGGGAACTGCTCTCGGACCTCCTGCAGGGGGGAAGGCCTTCCGGCAGCCCTGGCGTCACTGCGGTTACCAGGCATGAACACAACCTGCCAGAGAGGGGCCTGATCGTAGCCCATGGGCGTGTTGGTGAAGCGCCACATCTCCTGCACGACGTCTCCTCCCTCCAAGACCTGTTGTGGCAGGGAAGCTATCGGTTACGACGGTAAATTTCTTTATTTACAATAATTGGGGCGAATGTAGCTCTTGTTCACAGTTTGATATCCTCAGTAATGATAGCATTTTAAAGTGTCTGTTAAGTATGGAAAGAAAATGTTGGCTGCATTACCTTGAAACGAATTTCATCTTGGTCACTTTCACAGATCCAGAATTTTCCATTTCTAATTTTCATGAATGCACGAAGAGCTTGAGTCTGTCTACAGAAAGAAAGTTACTTTAGAGAAGAAACAGTTAAACACGGATAACTGTAAAAGATGGAGAAacatagatggaaaaaaaattaattgagAATAGGCAAAGATAAAGCAAATAAGGTTCATATTAAGATCTAAAGTAAATTACGCACAGGCAAAAAAGATCCAAGTAAAGTGATAATTTAGAGAGACGCAATCTCGAAGTGAGGTACAAGAAAACTTAAATTTATTGAAACAAAGCAAGAGAGTGGCTAAAACAAGCCTTCCCCCGTGTTTTTAGCATACGACAAAAAAGTTATTCCTATTCAAGAGCAATCTGAACATGAATACCTTTTTAAAACAgttgtgaaaacaataatatgaatgtaACCTGCAGATGTTTCCAACTGAAACTACTTTCTTGGGTTACATTAACAGCATCACCAGTCAGACTCGTTTATAGGAtcagagaagtaaaaggagaaataaatcatTTTCACTTTGTCAACACAGGCCCGTTAGCTCGCTTCGCTTCGGATTTTAATTTCATTTGAGAGTGGCACAGTCAATGTTTATGTCATCTCTTAAGTAATGAGACAATAACATTATGCAGTAAAAGTAGTCTTGCAACCCTTTCTCGTCTCTGTGATTGTTTCAAACCTTTCCGAATGGATTATATATTATGGACCTACAAGTAAATTGCTTCGTTTGTTGACAATACAACGGCCACACAACTTGCTTCGAGTGATTTCTTTGCAAGTAAATTACTTGGACGCAATTTTCTAAATATGTGCCAAAGTAACATGGAAAGCTATATTGACATAgatgtatatgatgtgtgtgtgtgtgtgtatatatatatatatatatatatatatatatatatatatatatgtgtgtgtgtgtgtgtgtgtgtgtgtgtgtgtatgtgtatgtgtatatatgtgtatatatatatatatatatatatatgtgtgtgtgtgtgtgtgtgtgtgtgtgtgtgtgtgtatatatatacatatgtattctggtaaaaaaagtatataaacaacAATACATATTGGCGAAACCAATATCTGCCTGATCCCTACCTCTGCAGATGGACAAAAGCCTTCTCCACCTGCTCAGGGCGTAGAGGCTTCAGTGTGTTCAGAGTGTAACAACCCAGCGTCAGCCTGCAGCCATGGGCGTGTCCAACGGCGAACATCACCTCACTCGCGTCCGCTTCCCAGAGCCATTTGATCGTCTCGCTCCTCCCCTCAGCCACGCCCCCTGCCACGCCCCTCGCCATGCTCAGGGTGCTGCTCGCGGGGATCCTCGTCGCCGTCGGTCTCGCTAAGGTCGAGGCCATGCTGCAAGGACAGACTTTTTGATTTGAGGGAACTTCATGCTCGATTATTTGTATTTccttacgtacatgcacacacttgcagtcacactcatgtttatatatacttacatacatgcatacacgcacgcgcgcgcattcaTACATATGACTGCCTCAATGGTCCACTAGTTCAAAAATTAAACCCCGACCTTTGTGGTCTCAAAATCGGATCCCAGCCACGGCACTTAAAATAGAGGGAGCATAAGCTTAGTGGCAGAACCCTGCCTTTGCAGTCGCAAGGTCCCGGGTTCGCGCCTGGTCAGCCCCTCTCAGTCGATTCAGCTGTGAGTACGGGCGACTTGCTGGGGTCagagtcggggcggaaaggaaatatttgtgtgtatgtgcgggtgatatgtatgtgtgtgtgtatatatatatatatatatatatatatatatatatatatatatggatgtgtgtgtgtgtgtgtgtttgtgtgtatgtatatgtatatgtatatatatgtatatatatatatatatatatatatatatatatatatatgtatatgcgtgtatgtgtgtgtgtgtgtgtgtgtgtgtgtgtgtgtgtgtgtgatatgtatatatatgtgtgtgtgtgtgtgtgtgtgtgtatgtatatgtatatatatatatatatatatatatatatatgtgtgtgtgtgtgtgtgtgtgtgtgtgtgtgtgtgtgtgtgtgtgtgtgtgtgtgtgtgtgtgtgtggatgtgtaatgagaattaatatcttcacggTGCAAGAGatacatttgaccggtttcgaacgTAGAATGCCATGGTAGTGCCAGTAGATGGACGTCTACTGAACTGGAACCAAGCAGAGATCACCCATGAGGGATTGCATAAACAAAAAAGACATGGACATCATGACGGAGGAAATTGTAAATACCGCATCGAGAAGCTATAAATTATCCAAGGTAATTCTTCAGCTCATGGCTgatatgtaggatatatatatatatatatatatatatatatatatatatatatatatatatgtacgtatataatatatattctcattctcattcataccttctctataTTTATCGGTATGAAAaccattcatatttgtgtgtgtttgtgtgtgtgtgtgtgtgtgtgtgtgtgtgtttgtgtgtgtgtgtgtgtgtgtgtgtgtgtgtgtgtgtttgtgtgtatgtgtgtgtgtgtgtgtgtgtgtgtgtgtgtgtgtgtgtgtatgtgtgtgtatgtgtgtgtgtgtgtgtgtgtgtgtgtgtgtgtgtgtgtgtgtgctgtgtgtgtgtgtgtgtacccgcgCACggatgcatgtgtctgtatgtaaatatggatATGCATAAAACATCTCTGTGCCTCTTAAACAGTACTTtatatacatgttcactctatgcAGGCAAAATTTCAGGCCAGTCATGGTAGTCTCTGAAATGACAcgataagaatttccaacgtgtttgagtcatatgatgtggttgcatgaatatcttcaaaaccaTTTTGACCACTGTGATGTAACCTTACAAACTCAAAGTATCAAATGGAAAGCCGTGTATCTTGATTAACTTAGAGCCTTTATAACAGGCACTAAGTAAATGcttgtgatcattggaattatccattTGTATTGGATTTGAACATGGTGTTCACTTGTTGTGGATACGATAAGATCCAAAACTATTTTATGAGTAACATAATTCAGCTTTTTATATGAAGAACCATGGAtgtaattagaaagagaaagatgtctTGTCTAAACCAACTAGTATATTAAATAGTTTAATGGTTTTCTGTTAAACTTTTATgtgaaatagagaaaaacaactATTTCAAATTTCGATGATCCCGTGTTCTGCAGCGACCACAAGCCAGCAGCAGACAGTGTAACAAAGTGTTTGGGGCTTTGGGATGTCACAGAGAaggatgtgtagatagatagatagatagatgtgtgagtgtgtgtatgtatgtgtgtgtgtgtatgtgagtgtttgtgtgtacacacatacacacacacacacacacacacacacacacacacacacacacacacacacacatatatatatatatatatatatatatatatgaaagatggataatgcaatgccgcatggatatggataaataacaaccctcgaTGACCAGGATTCGGCCACTTCAGGTATAACCAGTAaccagtactaaatcaaccacACAAAAGTTGTTCAACTAGGATCACActaactccatagacattacctatctactcatactagaataATGGAAGCGAAGTTTTATACGCACTTGATTTAGccattcaaatcctaagtcagatgtactgaggtatatttacgaaagatggaataattcagTGCCACAGTGATATCGAGAAGTGCCTGtggggagcgtgtgtgtgtgtgtgtgcgtgtgtgtgtgtagaaatatacatatgtattagcacagatgtacacaaatatatataaatatatatgtattagcacagatgtacacaaatatatacaaatatatatgtatatgcataaatatatatgcacacactcatatatgtgtgtgtgagcttaaACATGtgctatgtttgtatgtgtgtatacggaaaataaatgaacacactaACCTCATGTATCTCCAAACCGTATGGCTTTTCATTGCTGTAACAGAAGAACGTGAAGTTAGAAACGTAGACAGGAGCCAATTGCGGTGGAAAGTAAGCATtccagaagaagagagagaaagagaaacagagtgagagcgagagagactaagagaaagagcgagagagacaaagagagtgagagaaagagaaagacaaagagagtgagagcgagaaagacaaagagagtgagagcgagagagactaagagagtgagagcgagagagactaagagagagagcaagagaaactaagagagagagcgagggagcctaagagagtga is a genomic window of Penaeus chinensis breed Huanghai No. 1 chromosome 23, ASM1920278v2, whole genome shotgun sequence containing:
- the LOC125037577 gene encoding uncharacterized protein LOC125037577 isoform X1 translates to MLTFHRNWLLSTFLTSRSSVTAMKSHTVWRYMSMASTLARPTATRIPASSTLSMARGVAGGVAEGRSETIKWLWEADASEVMFAVGHAHGCRLTLGCYTLNTLKPLRPEQVEKAFVHLQRQTQALRAFMKIRNGKFWICESDQDEIRFKVLEGGDVVQEMWRFTNTPMGYDQAPLWQVVFMPGNRSDARAAGRPSPLQEVREQFPHQSYLIMPVHHSFIGGPTMALIVQRLMELLNDVIAGRPIDDSRQIGELVPSTEIDAVKRRIREEFEREPARLEAMKEELLACDSEPILLKAFPRPGGVPSSGHVFRDVSPTLLQKFTAKCKSEGVTFNSGLQAAINTALVEIVTEAGLQQDAFSLSINLATDVRRYMSRNPLEVLGLHVRPTVHRVVTPARVRDHFWHYCRSLHGSLTGMIRSGLALQQEVVREMTQPPVDPHQYCMTPPPVLRDYGLASLGDLATLIRGHDEHLQLTDILMASSAHRFLFMMLHQIYTFRGHCPYSVSYDTSYMSHDTATLIADKVLATIADVCK
- the LOC125037577 gene encoding uncharacterized protein LOC125037577 isoform X2, whose product is MKSHTVWRYMSMASTLARPTATRIPASSTLSMARGVAGGVAEGRSETIKWLWEADASEVMFAVGHAHGCRLTLGCYTLNTLKPLRPEQVEKAFVHLQRQTQALRAFMKIRNGKFWICESDQDEIRFKVLEGGDVVQEMWRFTNTPMGYDQAPLWQVVFMPGNRSDARAAGRPSPLQEVREQFPHQSYLIMPVHHSFIGGPTMALIVQRLMELLNDVIAGRPIDDSRQIGELVPSTEIDAVKRRIREEFEREPARLEAMKEELLACDSEPILLKAFPRPGGVPSSGHVFRDVSPTLLQKFTAKCKSEGVTFNSGLQAAINTALVEIVTEAGLQQDAFSLSINLATDVRRYMSRNPLEVLGLHVRPTVHRVVTPARVRDHFWHYCRSLHGSLTGMIRSGLALQQEVVREMTQPPVDPHQYCMTPPPVLRDYGLASLGDLATLIRGHDEHLQLTDILMASSAHRFLFMMLHQIYTFRGHCPYSVSYDTSYMSHDTATLIADKVLATIADVCK